One window from the genome of Nocardioides panaciterrulae encodes:
- a CDS encoding DLW-39 family protein — MKKLVLVLLAAAGAVIAKKKIDEGKAEQALWAEATDNVERG; from the coding sequence GTGAAGAAGCTCGTCCTGGTCCTGCTGGCCGCCGCCGGTGCGGTGATCGCCAAGAAGAAGATCGACGAGGGCAAGGCCGAGCAGGCCCTGTGGGCCGAGGCCACCGACAACGTCGAGCGCGGCTGA
- a CDS encoding MIP/aquaporin family protein, protein MQTHLLRRLAAELVGTALLVLFGAGSVVATLTVGGGQLGYADLGFVALAFAIVVALVVHGFGPVSGAHINPAVSISLAVTRRFPWAEVGPYVAAQLVGGFVGGLLVVAAFGTDAVDLGMGATTLASGVPYWQGIVAEALGTFILLFAVMALAVDTRAPIGWAGLMIGLAVALEILLIGPLTGGSVNPARTFGPYLTLSVFGGDVPWSQYGVYVVGPLLGGIAAVLVYDLLALTRPAERAAAEASYTAETPSAPQPPGSPGSPAPTQAPTDQD, encoded by the coding sequence ATGCAGACTCATCTCCTGCGGCGGCTGGCCGCCGAGCTGGTGGGGACGGCCCTGCTGGTGCTCTTCGGAGCCGGGTCCGTGGTGGCCACGCTGACCGTGGGCGGCGGACAGCTGGGGTACGCCGACCTGGGGTTCGTCGCCCTTGCCTTCGCCATCGTGGTGGCCCTGGTCGTCCACGGCTTCGGGCCGGTGTCCGGGGCCCACATCAATCCCGCGGTCTCGATCTCGCTGGCCGTGACCCGGCGCTTCCCCTGGGCGGAGGTGGGTCCCTACGTGGCGGCCCAGCTGGTCGGCGGGTTCGTCGGCGGCCTGCTCGTCGTCGCCGCCTTCGGCACCGACGCCGTCGACCTCGGCATGGGCGCGACCACGCTCGCCAGTGGCGTGCCCTACTGGCAGGGCATCGTCGCGGAGGCGCTCGGGACCTTCATCCTGCTGTTCGCGGTGATGGCCCTGGCCGTCGACACGCGAGCGCCGATCGGCTGGGCGGGCCTGATGATCGGCCTGGCCGTCGCCCTGGAGATCCTGCTCATCGGTCCCCTGACCGGGGGCTCGGTGAACCCCGCACGCACCTTCGGCCCCTACCTCACCCTCAGCGTCTTCGGCGGCGACGTGCCGTGGTCCCAGTACGGCGTCTACGTCGTCGGCCCGCTGCTGGGCGGGATCGCCGCGGTCCTCGTCTACGACCTCCTCGCCCTGACCCGCCCCGCGGAGCGGGCCGCGGCCGAGGCCTCGTACACAGCCGAGACCCCGTCGGCCCCCCAGCCGCCTGGGTCGCCGGGGTCGCCGGCCCCGACCCAGGCACCCACCGACCAGGACTGA
- the fdhA gene encoding formaldehyde dehydrogenase, glutathione-independent — protein sequence MPGNRVVVYKGPGEVAVETIDYPKLEVPQDVVTGLGLKKAAPHAAILKLVTTNICGSDQHMVRGRTTAPVGQTLGHEITGEVVEVGDDVLFVKEGDICSVPFNIACGRCRMCNEGKTGICLNVNPARAGAAYGYVDMGGWLGGQAEYVMIPFADFNLLKFPDRDQALEKILDLTMLSDIFPTGYHGAYTAGVTTGSTVYVAGAGPVGLAAAHSAQLLGASVVIVGDMNAERLRQAQSFGCETVDLSSGGELPDMIEQILGEPEVDAAVDAVGFEARGHGAGAEEAPATVLNDMMTVARAGASLGIPGLYVTGDPGGVDEHAKVGQIGVRLGLGWAKSHAFATGQCPVKRYNRQLMNLILADKAQIAKAVSATTISLDEAPKGYQEFDKGAAKKYVIDPHGMVAA from the coding sequence ATGCCAGGTAACCGAGTCGTGGTCTACAAGGGCCCCGGAGAGGTCGCGGTCGAGACGATCGACTACCCGAAGCTCGAGGTCCCCCAGGACGTCGTGACGGGGCTGGGCCTGAAGAAGGCGGCTCCACACGCCGCCATCTTGAAGCTGGTCACCACCAACATCTGCGGCAGCGACCAGCACATGGTCCGTGGCCGGACCACGGCGCCCGTGGGCCAGACCCTCGGGCACGAGATCACCGGCGAGGTCGTCGAGGTCGGCGACGACGTGCTCTTCGTCAAGGAGGGCGACATCTGCTCGGTGCCGTTCAACATCGCCTGCGGGCGCTGCCGTATGTGCAACGAGGGAAAGACCGGCATCTGCCTCAACGTCAACCCCGCGCGTGCCGGGGCGGCGTACGGCTATGTGGACATGGGCGGCTGGCTCGGCGGCCAGGCGGAGTACGTCATGATCCCGTTCGCGGACTTCAACCTGCTGAAGTTCCCCGATCGCGACCAGGCGCTGGAGAAGATCCTCGACCTGACGATGCTTTCCGACATCTTCCCGACCGGCTACCACGGCGCCTACACGGCCGGGGTGACGACCGGGTCGACGGTGTACGTCGCCGGGGCCGGCCCGGTCGGACTGGCCGCGGCGCACTCGGCCCAGCTGCTCGGGGCGTCCGTGGTGATCGTCGGGGACATGAACGCCGAGCGGCTCCGCCAGGCGCAGAGCTTCGGGTGCGAGACGGTCGACCTCAGCTCGGGCGGTGAGCTGCCGGACATGATCGAGCAGATCCTCGGGGAGCCCGAGGTCGACGCCGCGGTCGACGCGGTCGGCTTCGAGGCCCGCGGGCACGGCGCCGGCGCGGAGGAGGCGCCGGCCACGGTGCTCAACGACATGATGACCGTGGCCCGGGCCGGGGCCTCGCTGGGCATCCCGGGCCTCTACGTGACCGGCGACCCCGGTGGGGTCGACGAGCACGCCAAGGTCGGCCAGATCGGCGTGCGACTCGGCCTCGGCTGGGCGAAGTCACACGCGTTCGCCACCGGCCAGTGCCCGGTGAAGCGCTACAACCGGCAGCTGATGAACCTGATCCTGGCCGACAAGGCGCAGATCGCGAAGGCGGTCAGCGCCACCACGATCAGCCTGGACGAGGCCCCCAAGGGCTACCAGGAGTTCGACAAGGGAGCGGCCAAGAAGTACGTCATCGACCCGCACGGCATGGTCGCTGCCTGA
- a CDS encoding DUF3566 domain-containing protein: MTERPVERTSPRTARGGGRAGQTSGQAPARPPIAERISAKLGSAADEHRANANPESRSVVGKAAAGRRPPRRARLRLTRLDPWSVMKTAFLLSIAFGVVTVVSVLMVWSVLGAAGVWDSINQTVQDVVGGQDSAGFDVQNYLGTSRVLGFTILVAAVDVVLLTAIATLGAFLYNMAAALLGGIEVTLAEDEG, encoded by the coding sequence ATGACGGAACGTCCCGTCGAGCGCACCTCCCCCCGCACCGCTCGTGGTGGGGGGCGCGCCGGACAGACCTCCGGCCAGGCCCCCGCCCGTCCGCCGATCGCTGAGCGCATCTCGGCCAAGCTCGGCAGCGCGGCGGACGAGCACCGGGCCAACGCCAACCCCGAGTCCCGCTCGGTGGTCGGCAAGGCGGCGGCCGGCCGGCGCCCACCGCGCCGGGCGCGGCTGCGGCTGACCCGGCTCGACCCGTGGTCGGTGATGAAGACCGCGTTCCTGCTCTCGATCGCCTTCGGCGTCGTGACGGTGGTCTCGGTGCTGATGGTGTGGTCCGTGCTCGGTGCGGCCGGGGTCTGGGACTCGATCAACCAGACCGTCCAGGACGTCGTCGGCGGCCAGGACTCCGCCGGCTTCGACGTCCAGAACTACCTCGGCACCTCCCGGGTGCTCGGCTTCACGATCCTCGTGGCGGCCGTCGACGTGGTGCTGCTGACCGCGATCGCCACGCTCGGCGCCTTCCTCTACAACATGGCCGCCGCCCTGCTCGGCGGCATCGAGGTGACGCTCGCGGAGGACGAGGGCTGA
- the gyrA gene encoding DNA gyrase subunit A, whose amino-acid sequence MTETPTDGTPPQGPGGRIEPVELQTSMQRAYIDYAMAVIVGRALPDVRDGLKPVHRRVLYAMYDGGYRPDRGFSKCSRVVGDVMGQYHPHGDTAIYDTLVRLAQPWVMRAPLVQGQGNFGSPGNDSAAAMRYTECRMAPLAMEMVRDIDEETVDFQPNYDGRSQEPVVLPARIPNLLVNGSAGIAVGMATNIPPHNLREVAEGAKWALEHPDATREELQDALIERIKGPDFPNGALIVGRQGIEQAYRTGRGSVTQRAVIEVDEDSKGRTCLVITELPYMVNPDNLALKIAELADSGKVQGISDVRDDTSDRTGQRLVIVLKRDAVARVVLNNLLKHTELQTNFSANMLALVDGVPRTLSIDAFISNWVTHQIDVIRRRTEYRLRKAEERAHILRGLVKALDMLDEVIALIRRSPDVADARQGLIELLDIDELQANAILDMQLRQLAALQRQKIIDDLAEIEARITDLKDILANVTRQRQIVADELGEIVEKYGDDRRTQIIAADGDLSMEDLIPDEELVVSITRGGYAKRTRADQYRTQRRGGKGVRGASLRGDDVVEHFIATTNHHWLLFFTTAGRVYRTKAYNLPEASRDAKGGHVAGLLSFQPDENIAQVLAIRDYEQAPYLVLATRNGLIKKTRLADYNSPRQAGVIAINFREDDDQLIGAELVSSEDDILLVSRKGQSIRFRAEDTQLRPMGRATSGVSGMKFRDGDSLLSMSVIRAEQVAAEEAAAAELVSEGGAPEAIAPGDLPGVKEQYVFTITDGGYAKRTRISEYRLQSRGGLGIKAMSLANQERGQLVGAFIVEEGDEILSITQNGQVVRSPIDEQFRATGRSTMGVKFVTPKSGDAVAVVARSVEARDDEETEEEISGDNSGDNSGEVLAESPSSGEDATIDGSVEAQASEETDSSETGTQDAGESEDR is encoded by the coding sequence GTGACCGAGACCCCCACCGACGGCACGCCCCCGCAGGGGCCGGGCGGCCGGATCGAGCCCGTCGAGCTGCAGACCTCGATGCAGCGGGCCTACATCGACTACGCCATGGCGGTCATCGTCGGGCGCGCGCTGCCCGACGTCCGGGACGGCCTCAAGCCGGTGCACCGCCGGGTGCTCTACGCGATGTACGACGGCGGCTACCGGCCGGACCGCGGCTTCTCCAAGTGCTCCCGCGTGGTCGGTGACGTCATGGGTCAGTACCACCCCCACGGCGACACCGCGATCTACGACACCCTGGTCCGCCTCGCCCAGCCGTGGGTGATGCGCGCGCCGCTGGTCCAGGGTCAGGGGAACTTCGGCTCGCCGGGCAACGACTCCGCCGCCGCGATGCGGTACACCGAGTGCCGGATGGCGCCGCTGGCCATGGAGATGGTCCGCGACATCGACGAGGAGACCGTCGACTTCCAGCCCAACTACGACGGCCGCTCCCAGGAGCCCGTCGTGCTGCCGGCGAGGATCCCGAACCTGCTGGTCAACGGCTCGGCCGGGATCGCGGTCGGCATGGCCACCAACATCCCGCCGCACAACCTGCGCGAGGTCGCCGAGGGCGCGAAGTGGGCGCTCGAGCACCCCGACGCGACCCGCGAGGAGCTCCAGGACGCCCTGATCGAGCGGATCAAGGGCCCCGACTTCCCCAACGGCGCGCTGATCGTGGGCCGCCAGGGCATCGAGCAGGCCTACCGCACCGGCCGCGGCTCGGTCACCCAGCGCGCGGTGATCGAGGTCGACGAGGACAGCAAGGGCCGCACCTGCCTGGTGATCACCGAGCTGCCCTACATGGTCAACCCCGACAACCTGGCGCTGAAGATCGCCGAGCTCGCCGACTCCGGCAAGGTGCAGGGCATCTCCGACGTCCGCGACGACACCTCGGACCGCACCGGCCAGCGCCTGGTCATCGTGCTCAAGCGCGACGCGGTCGCCCGGGTGGTGCTCAACAACCTGCTCAAGCACACCGAGCTGCAGACCAACTTCAGCGCCAACATGCTGGCGCTGGTCGACGGCGTGCCGCGCACGCTCTCGATCGACGCGTTCATCAGCAACTGGGTCACCCACCAGATCGACGTCATCCGCCGGCGCACCGAGTACCGCCTGCGCAAGGCCGAGGAGCGCGCCCACATCCTGCGCGGCCTGGTCAAGGCCCTCGACATGCTCGACGAGGTGATCGCGCTGATCCGGCGCTCCCCCGACGTCGCCGACGCGCGCCAGGGCCTGATCGAGCTGCTCGACATCGACGAGCTGCAGGCCAACGCGATCCTCGACATGCAGCTGCGGCAGCTGGCCGCGCTGCAGCGCCAGAAGATCATCGACGACCTCGCCGAGATCGAGGCCAGGATCACCGACCTGAAGGACATCCTGGCCAACGTCACCCGCCAGCGGCAGATCGTCGCCGACGAGCTCGGCGAGATCGTGGAGAAGTACGGCGACGACCGTCGTACCCAGATCATCGCCGCCGACGGGGACCTGTCCATGGAGGACCTGATCCCCGACGAGGAGCTCGTCGTCTCCATCACCCGCGGCGGCTACGCCAAGCGCACCCGCGCTGACCAGTACCGCACCCAGCGGCGGGGCGGCAAGGGCGTGCGCGGGGCCTCGCTGCGCGGCGACGACGTCGTCGAGCACTTCATCGCGACCACCAACCACCACTGGCTGCTGTTCTTCACCACCGCCGGCCGGGTCTACCGCACCAAGGCCTACAACCTGCCCGAGGCCTCGCGCGACGCCAAGGGCGGCCACGTGGCCGGGCTGCTGTCGTTCCAGCCGGACGAGAACATCGCCCAGGTGCTGGCGATCCGCGACTACGAGCAGGCGCCGTACCTCGTGCTGGCCACCCGCAACGGCCTGATCAAGAAGACCCGGCTCGCCGACTACAACAGCCCGCGCCAGGCCGGCGTGATCGCGATCAACTTCCGCGAGGACGACGACCAGCTGATCGGGGCGGAGCTGGTGAGCTCCGAGGACGACATCCTGCTGGTCTCCCGCAAGGGCCAGTCGATCCGGTTCCGGGCCGAGGACACCCAGCTGCGCCCGATGGGCCGCGCCACCTCGGGTGTGTCCGGCATGAAGTTCCGCGACGGCGACTCGCTGCTGTCGATGTCGGTGATCCGGGCCGAGCAGGTCGCGGCCGAGGAGGCCGCCGCCGCCGAGCTGGTCTCCGAGGGCGGGGCGCCCGAGGCGATCGCGCCCGGCGACCTGCCGGGGGTCAAGGAGCAGTACGTCTTCACGATCACCGACGGCGGCTACGCCAAGCGCACCCGGATCTCGGAGTACCGCCTGCAGTCGCGCGGCGGCCTGGGCATCAAGGCGATGTCGCTGGCCAACCAGGAGCGCGGTCAGCTGGTCGGCGCCTTCATCGTGGAGGAGGGCGACGAGATCCTCTCGATCACCCAGAACGGCCAGGTCGTGCGCAGCCCGATCGACGAGCAGTTCCGGGCCACCGGCCGCTCCACGATGGGCGTGAAGTTTGTGACGCCGAAGTCCGGGGATGCTGTCGCTGTGGTCGCTCGCTCGGTGGAGGCCAGGGACGACGAGGAGACCGAGGAGGAGATCTCCGGGGACAACTCCGGGGACAACTCCGGCGAGGTCCTCGCGGAATCGCCGTCCTCAGGTGAGGATGCAACAATCGACGGATCCGTGGAGGCCCAGGCCTCCGAGGAGACCGACTCCAGCGAGACCGGCACGCAGGACGCCGGCGAGAGTGAGGACCGATGA
- the gyrB gene encoding DNA topoisomerase (ATP-hydrolyzing) subunit B, with product MTDEQTVENPVEIPVQPIGGTAPPDAFSYDASAIQVLEGLEAVRKRPGMYIGSTGERGLHHLIWEIVDNAVDEALAGFCDRIVLTLQADGAIRVEDNGRGIPTDTAPGADMPAVTMALTMLHAGGKFGGGGYKVSGGLHGVGVSVVNALSSHLVVEVRNRGHLWRQSFSLGVPDGDLEQVRPMEPGERTGTTVTYWASTDIFESTTYSLETITTRIREMAFLNKGLEIVVRDDRPAASEIVDAVEDETVSHQVDEAGSDAIRRGEGGGIEQVFRFERGLVDYVDHLNRRKDKANPTVISFEAETPATVENHMSLEVAMQWNTSFTESVHTFANNINTHEGGTHEEGFRAALTSLVNNWGEEWGMIKKREDRLSGDDIREGLTAIISVKLVEPQFEGQTKTKLGNTEAKGFVQRVVNDQLGAWLEQNPAEGKEILRKAQAAASARIAARKARDLARNRKGLLGGGGLPGKLSDCQSTNPGECEVFIVEGDSAGGSARQGRDPRIQAILPIRGKILNVEKARIDKVLGNQEVQSIISALGTGIQEEFNLEKLRYHKVVLMADADVDGHHINTLLLTLLFRFMKPLIEHGHVYMAQPPLYRLRWNKPAEHEFVFSDAERDALLREGQAAGKKLPKENPVQRYKGLGEMNAKELWETTMDPEQRLMLQVTLDDAAQADEIFSILMGEDVEQRRSFIQRNAKDVRFLDI from the coding sequence GTGACCGACGAGCAGACCGTCGAGAACCCCGTCGAGATCCCGGTCCAACCGATCGGGGGCACCGCACCACCCGACGCCTTCTCCTACGACGCGTCCGCGATCCAGGTCCTCGAGGGCCTCGAGGCGGTCCGCAAGCGGCCCGGCATGTACATCGGCTCCACCGGTGAGCGCGGTCTGCACCACCTGATCTGGGAGATCGTGGACAACGCGGTCGACGAGGCGCTGGCCGGGTTCTGCGACCGGATCGTGCTGACCCTGCAGGCCGACGGCGCGATCCGGGTCGAGGACAACGGTCGCGGCATCCCCACCGACACCGCGCCCGGCGCCGACATGCCCGCGGTCACGATGGCCCTGACCATGCTGCACGCGGGCGGCAAGTTCGGCGGCGGTGGCTACAAGGTCTCCGGCGGCCTGCACGGTGTCGGCGTCTCCGTGGTCAACGCGCTCTCCAGCCACCTGGTGGTCGAGGTCAGGAACCGCGGCCATCTGTGGCGGCAGAGCTTCAGCCTCGGCGTCCCCGACGGCGACCTGGAGCAGGTCCGGCCGATGGAGCCGGGCGAGCGCACCGGCACCACCGTGACGTACTGGGCCTCCACCGACATCTTCGAGTCCACGACGTACTCCCTGGAGACCATCACCACCCGCATCCGGGAGATGGCCTTCCTCAACAAGGGCCTGGAGATCGTCGTCCGCGACGACCGCCCGGCGGCCTCGGAGATCGTCGACGCCGTCGAGGACGAGACCGTCTCCCACCAGGTGGACGAGGCCGGCAGCGACGCGATCAGGCGCGGCGAGGGCGGCGGCATCGAGCAGGTCTTCCGGTTCGAGCGCGGGCTGGTCGACTACGTCGACCACCTCAACCGCCGCAAGGACAAGGCGAACCCCACGGTCATCTCGTTCGAGGCCGAGACGCCCGCGACCGTCGAGAACCACATGAGCCTCGAGGTGGCGATGCAGTGGAACACCTCGTTCACCGAGTCGGTCCACACCTTCGCCAACAACATCAACACCCACGAGGGCGGCACCCACGAGGAGGGCTTCCGCGCGGCGCTCACCAGCCTCGTCAACAACTGGGGCGAGGAGTGGGGGATGATCAAGAAGCGCGAGGACCGGCTCTCCGGCGACGACATCCGCGAGGGCCTCACCGCGATCATCTCGGTCAAGCTCGTCGAGCCGCAGTTCGAGGGCCAGACCAAGACCAAGCTCGGCAACACCGAGGCCAAGGGCTTCGTGCAGCGCGTGGTCAACGACCAGCTCGGCGCCTGGCTGGAGCAGAACCCCGCCGAGGGCAAGGAGATCCTCCGCAAGGCCCAGGCCGCGGCCTCGGCCCGGATCGCGGCCCGCAAGGCCCGCGACCTCGCGCGCAACCGCAAGGGGCTGCTCGGCGGCGGCGGCCTGCCCGGCAAGCTGTCGGACTGCCAGTCGACCAACCCCGGCGAGTGCGAGGTCTTCATCGTCGAGGGTGACTCCGCGGGCGGCTCCGCCCGGCAGGGCCGCGACCCCCGGATCCAGGCGATCCTGCCGATCCGCGGCAAGATCCTCAACGTCGAGAAGGCGCGCATCGACAAGGTCCTGGGCAACCAGGAGGTGCAGTCGATCATCTCCGCGCTCGGCACCGGCATCCAGGAGGAGTTCAACCTGGAGAAGCTGCGCTACCACAAGGTGGTGCTGATGGCCGACGCCGACGTCGACGGCCACCACATCAACACGCTGCTGCTGACGCTGCTGTTCCGGTTCATGAAGCCGCTGATCGAGCACGGCCACGTCTACATGGCCCAGCCGCCGCTCTACCGGCTGCGGTGGAACAAGCCGGCCGAGCACGAGTTCGTCTTCTCCGACGCCGAGCGCGACGCCCTGCTCCGCGAGGGCCAGGCCGCCGGCAAGAAGCTGCCCAAGGAGAACCCGGTCCAGCGCTACAAGGGCCTCGGCGAGATGAACGCCAAGGAGCTGTGGGAGACCACGATGGACCCCGAGCAGCGGCTGATGCTGCAGGTGACGCTCGACGACGCCGCCCAGGCCGACGAGATCTTCTCGATCCTGATGGGCGAGGACGTCGAGCAGCGCCGTTCCTTCATCCAGCGCAATGCCAAGGACGTCCGATTCCTGGATATCTAG
- a CDS encoding DUF721 domain-containing protein encodes MVGDRPLLPTGPTEGAGDGPGAPSEDGVDAGTPADHQRDGRGDGQGDGQEDGQEEHHDDGLDLARTLARATARAGGDPARRRPRQGGGRRARPRASGAHPDDRDPQLLETTLDRLVGDHGWDLDLRVHGVFGRWPELVGDEVAQHCTPESFAEGKLVVRTDSTAWATQLRLLAPTLVRRLNQELGHGTVALIEVLGPHGPTWKKGPRSVRDGRGPRDTYG; translated from the coding sequence ATGGTCGGTGACCGCCCGCTGCTTCCGACCGGGCCGACCGAGGGCGCCGGCGACGGCCCCGGCGCGCCGTCGGAGGACGGGGTGGACGCCGGCACGCCGGCCGACCACCAGCGGGACGGCCGGGGGGACGGCCAGGGGGACGGCCAGGAGGACGGCCAGGAGGAGCACCACGACGACGGGCTGGACCTGGCCCGGACCCTGGCCCGGGCGACCGCGCGCGCGGGCGGCGACCCGGCACGCCGGCGGCCGCGCCAGGGCGGGGGCCGCCGGGCGCGGCCGCGGGCCTCGGGCGCGCACCCCGACGACCGGGACCCGCAGCTGCTGGAGACCACGCTGGACCGCCTGGTCGGCGACCACGGGTGGGACCTCGACCTGCGGGTGCACGGGGTCTTCGGACGGTGGCCCGAGCTGGTCGGCGACGAGGTCGCCCAGCACTGCACCCCGGAGTCGTTCGCCGAGGGCAAGCTGGTGGTGCGGACCGACTCCACCGCCTGGGCCACCCAGCTGCGCCTGCTCGCGCCGACGCTGGTGCGGCGGCTGAACCAGGAGCTGGGCCACGGCACCGTCGCCCTGATCGAGGTCCTCGGACCCCACGGCCCGACCTGGAAGAAGGGTCCCCGTTCGGTCCGCGACGGCCGGGGCCCGCGGGACACCTACGGCTGA
- the recF gene encoding DNA replication/repair protein RecF (All proteins in this family for which functions are known are DNA-binding proteins that assist the filamentation of RecA onto DNA for the initiation of recombination or recombinational repair.), producing MYVSHLVLHDFRSYAAADVRLEPGVTAFIGRNGQGKTNLVEAVDYLSRQSSHRVATDAPLVRAGADQAVVRAAVVRDGRTAVLEIELNPGRANRARVNRSPLPRSRDLVGILRTVVFSPEDLTLVKGDPSDRRRFLDDLLVLRTPRLAGVRSDYDRVLKQRNSLLKNLGAARRGGRDAQEAALGTLAVWDEHLARTGAELLDERLALVRALTPYVGAAYETVARGASRDDAGLEYRPSFTLPGDAGEAPPDRETLAGALLAEVERRRREEIDRGLSLVGPHRDDLLLSLGQGEAGTRLPVKGYASHGESWSFALALRLASYDLLRADGDDPILILDDVFAELDTERRARLAELVAGAEQVLVTAAVGADVPAALQGARFVVAGGEVRPEVDPEVDPEVDPGVDPGEDAARGELSGVDDGR from the coding sequence TTGTACGTCTCGCACCTGGTCCTGCACGACTTCCGCTCGTACGCCGCCGCCGACGTCCGGCTGGAGCCGGGCGTCACCGCGTTCATCGGCCGCAACGGGCAGGGCAAGACCAACCTGGTCGAGGCCGTCGACTACCTCTCCCGGCAGTCCTCCCACCGGGTCGCCACCGACGCGCCCCTGGTGCGCGCGGGGGCGGACCAGGCGGTGGTCCGAGCCGCCGTCGTGCGCGACGGCCGCACCGCGGTGCTCGAGATCGAGCTCAACCCCGGGCGGGCGAACCGCGCCCGGGTGAACCGGTCGCCGCTGCCCCGGTCGCGGGACCTGGTCGGGATCCTGCGCACCGTGGTCTTCTCCCCCGAGGACCTGACCCTGGTCAAGGGCGACCCGTCGGACCGGCGCCGCTTCCTCGACGACCTGCTGGTGCTGCGCACGCCCCGGCTGGCCGGCGTGCGCAGCGACTACGACCGGGTGCTCAAGCAGCGCAACTCGCTGCTGAAGAACCTCGGCGCCGCGCGCCGGGGCGGCCGGGACGCCCAGGAGGCGGCGCTGGGCACGCTGGCCGTGTGGGACGAGCACCTGGCCCGGACCGGCGCCGAACTGCTCGACGAGCGGCTGGCGCTGGTGCGGGCGCTCACGCCGTACGTCGGGGCGGCGTACGAGACCGTGGCCCGCGGCGCCTCCCGCGACGACGCGGGCCTGGAGTACCGGCCCTCGTTCACCCTCCCCGGCGACGCCGGCGAGGCGCCCCCGGACCGGGAGACGCTGGCCGGGGCGCTGCTGGCCGAGGTCGAGCGGCGTCGCCGGGAGGAGATCGACCGCGGGCTGTCGCTGGTGGGTCCGCACCGCGACGACCTGCTGCTCTCGCTCGGCCAGGGCGAGGCCGGCACCCGGCTGCCGGTGAAGGGCTATGCCTCGCACGGCGAGTCGTGGTCCTTCGCGCTCGCGCTGCGGCTGGCGTCCTACGACCTGCTGCGCGCCGACGGCGACGACCCGATCCTCATCCTCGACGACGTCTTCGCCGAGCTCGACACCGAGCGCCGGGCCCGGCTCGCCGAACTGGTCGCCGGCGCCGAGCAGGTGCTGGTCACCGCGGCGGTGGGCGCCGACGTGCCCGCGGCCCTGCAGGGCGCCCGGTTCGTGGTCGCCGGGGGCGAGGTCCGCCCCGAGGTGGATCCCGAGGTCGACCCCGAGGTGGATCCAGGGGTGGACCCCGGCGAGGACGCGGCCCGCGGAGAGCTGTCCGGGGTCGACGATGGTCGGTGA